One genomic segment of Catalinimonas alkaloidigena includes these proteins:
- a CDS encoding site-specific integrase yields the protein MRLCFWLAGSKLNGSGLAPIYAKITVQGKKPVNLSTGIFIKPDSWQAGGNGFVKGNDKLAASYNEKLVNIRAEIQGIYNDLERRGQAINAKIIKDIYTGAILSTVSLKIAMFRYIDERKKEQLSQGTIKTMEIRCKNVIKYLNWINDRDRQLVEINVPFLSNLENYLRVEVRHSQSHVNKIVRFVKTVLHFAVRKEWIEYNPLSSYRCQKLNHKKKVYLSAYELDLIKNHKFASWRLQKIAHLFLFQCYTGFAYTELMNFNQTWIRPGVDGKLWIFASRQKVEESSCRIPFFKATQEVLVKLGGQIERISNGKYNAYLKEIAVICGIEKNLTSHVARKTFGNLLLDKNVSLEVVSSMYGHSSTKTTLSYYVDISEKRIANETSNIDL from the coding sequence ATGAGACTCTGCTTTTGGCTTGCAGGAAGCAAGCTAAACGGTAGCGGCCTGGCACCGATATACGCCAAAATTACCGTTCAAGGTAAAAAACCTGTAAACCTCTCTACCGGAATATTTATCAAGCCTGACAGTTGGCAGGCAGGAGGCAATGGGTTTGTAAAAGGAAATGATAAACTGGCAGCTTCGTATAATGAAAAGCTAGTGAATATCAGAGCCGAGATTCAGGGTATTTATAACGATCTGGAAAGGAGGGGACAGGCGATAAATGCCAAAATCATCAAAGACATTTATACCGGTGCTATTTTGAGTACAGTCAGTCTTAAAATAGCAATGTTTCGCTACATTGACGAGCGAAAAAAAGAACAGCTTTCCCAGGGTACCATCAAGACAATGGAAATCCGTTGTAAAAATGTGATCAAGTATCTCAATTGGATCAATGATCGTGACAGGCAACTTGTGGAAATTAATGTTCCTTTCCTATCCAATCTGGAAAATTATCTCAGGGTAGAGGTTAGGCACTCTCAAAGCCATGTGAACAAGATTGTCAGGTTTGTAAAGACTGTACTGCATTTTGCTGTGCGAAAAGAGTGGATAGAATATAACCCACTTAGCTCTTATCGTTGCCAAAAGTTGAATCATAAAAAGAAGGTTTATCTTTCCGCTTATGAGTTAGACCTTATCAAAAATCATAAGTTTGCGAGTTGGAGACTTCAAAAAATAGCTCATCTATTTCTATTTCAGTGTTATACTGGTTTTGCCTATACCGAACTTATGAATTTCAATCAAACATGGATAAGACCAGGTGTCGACGGCAAATTGTGGATATTTGCAAGTCGTCAAAAGGTGGAGGAAAGCTCATGTAGGATACCTTTTTTCAAAGCTACTCAAGAGGTATTAGTGAAATTAGGTGGTCAAATTGAGAGAATATCAAATGGAAAGTATAATGCATATCTGAAAGAAATAGCGGTTATCTGTGGAATTGAGAAGAATTTGACTTCTCATGTGGCCAGAAAAACCTTTGGCAATTTGCTTCTTGATAAAAACGTAAGCCTGGAGGTGGTGAGTAGTATGTATGGTCATAGTAGTACGAAAACCACATTATCATATTACGTTGATATTTCTGAAAAGAGGATTGCCAATGAGACCTCAAATATTGATCTATAA
- a CDS encoding SH3 domain-containing protein yields the protein MKIQNQFRKIILLFELLFISVLWGANSYAQSAENSLAQADSLFADQQYTESFKLYEQLYTEANMASPAMLLKMAFIQEGLNEYSEALYYLSEYYLMTSDDAAVAKISKLSSEHNLRGYEFTDFDLIQTFFKKNQYVFIYVILALALVGLAYFVFRRNKIKEKPYGFGITYVLLLALLFYLSNFPLAPEHAIITDSNTYIMTGPSAGAEVLRVSEKGHKVKVAGQEDVWTKIEWNGETAFVREDNLRLLKQ from the coding sequence ATGAAAATCCAAAACCAATTCAGAAAAATTATCCTCCTTTTTGAACTGCTCTTTATCAGCGTACTTTGGGGAGCGAATAGTTATGCGCAATCAGCTGAAAATAGCCTCGCACAGGCAGACTCTCTTTTTGCTGATCAGCAATATACAGAATCATTTAAGCTCTACGAGCAACTCTATACTGAAGCAAATATGGCTTCTCCTGCTATGTTGCTCAAAATGGCTTTCATTCAGGAAGGTTTGAATGAGTACAGTGAGGCACTCTATTATCTAAGTGAATATTACCTGATGACATCTGATGATGCGGCGGTTGCAAAGATTAGTAAACTTTCTTCAGAGCATAACTTAAGAGGTTATGAATTTACGGACTTTGATCTGATTCAGACTTTTTTCAAAAAAAATCAGTATGTTTTTATTTATGTTATCCTGGCATTGGCGCTAGTAGGACTGGCTTACTTTGTCTTTAGAAGAAATAAAATTAAGGAAAAGCCATATGGTTTTGGCATTACCTATGTGTTATTGTTAGCACTCTTATTTTACCTTTCAAACTTTCCTCTGGCACCTGAGCATGCCATCATTACGGATAGCAATACCTACATCATGACAGGGCCTTCAGCCGGAGCAGAGGTGCTTAGAGTAAGCGAAAAAGGACATAAGGTAAAAGTGGCAGGACAGGAAGATGTATGGACTAAAATTGAATGGAATGGTGAAACTGCTTTTGTCAGAGAAGATAACCTTCGTCTGCTTAAGCAGTAG
- a CDS encoding type II toxin-antitoxin system HicA family toxin, with protein MKCSELFRILKKDGWYPISQKGSHVKMKHPTKEGIIIFPNHGSQEMGKGLEKKILKDAGLK; from the coding sequence ATGAAGTGTTCAGAATTATTTAGAATTCTTAAGAAAGACGGATGGTACCCTATATCTCAGAAAGGCTCTCATGTAAAAATGAAGCACCCTACAAAAGAGGGTATTATCATTTTTCCTAATCATGGAAGCCAGGAGATGGGTAAAGGATTAGAAAAGAAAATCTTAAAAGACGCCGGATTAAAATGA
- a CDS encoding helix-turn-helix transcriptional regulator translates to MKKLRKKIPIVVEKTNTGFSAYAKDYPIYTTGKSVADLLGNTVEAVNFYFEEEGYIADASNIQFEIDWQHFFQEYKIINANLLAQRIGVNASLLSQYAKGKKTPSPKQQRKILDGIHQIGQELAEMNLILR, encoded by the coding sequence ATGAAAAAACTAAGAAAAAAAATACCGATAGTAGTAGAAAAGACCAATACGGGATTTTCTGCATATGCTAAGGACTATCCTATTTATACCACTGGAAAGTCAGTGGCTGATTTGTTAGGCAACACGGTTGAGGCTGTGAACTTTTACTTTGAGGAAGAAGGGTATATTGCTGATGCTTCAAACATACAGTTTGAAATAGACTGGCAGCACTTTTTTCAGGAGTACAAAATCATCAATGCGAATCTGCTTGCCCAACGTATTGGCGTAAATGCCTCATTGCTTTCTCAGTATGCTAAAGGCAAAAAAACGCCTTCTCCCAAGCAACAAAGGAAGATATTAGATGGGATTCATCAGATCGGGCAGGAACTGGCGGAAATGAATCTCATTCTAAGATGA
- a CDS encoding LamG-like jellyroll fold domain-containing protein, translating to MMLVVSKSKQARQDRVNVDSMVSFDGIDQYADAGVNPNVINAIDVDTVYSVSFFLQFTDQATANRIFSISNASVDGSVDCYIQKHDTENLYRIGCFFQKLDSGAYRVSRSDYILRPNALYHIVVRKLNNGFRDSPGNTTTLDFIVNTIPYPVASVSGVQGLDVTAHRYDSRLYIGALVNSNGVSPVFPGLINHLVFCNRAVTINEASQMHSKGGIVPRSLHSAVVAHYPCTHSEGDVLVDVVEQYNYAKPLSNIYINYGSNNDGSGEWTKSNGASVNLLATYITIGNSATTSKRIYTPTNGLSKYRYIANIRTARATGVFEVYQDNILIAASNGFGNINNGNLTQNVSFDFEVAGSFEIRYRQTDQGAGSSSDLFHDTLKNTKALTPYHAYLQGFADSEHTGAAQTAWKDFYSKLPVANYGVHFASNGSEWTGTHINNTPLVGNSWSTMIEFTPTTQNSYPNDNYSFRFGFDTVLQFRIRGNQYAQKLLLQHLNNVVQDDFLTGTITLNQVHKIILTYDVDSRELTCYHGNAVRVFSNVPPISATNGYYQVNESRYSISAYALFRNVWYNKSLSVKEVAELQSGKELDSAFMDYAFTDFEGVQNRIGSQPTWPLSYTGGTGQIIDRELQPPFTNKSLQIQATSKAQRILLDSLTESWSGEMHFFLYLDSVPSGAERYLFTSQHNSSQTHFYIENGNRLKFENKYGPGLIRMRSDVISIQKGWNHFGIRCGSVANSNSFKFYHQGRYVGNNVVTNNYNSIYSDFFPKYISRQYLFTAWSSSNNTFPANTQIDCRLVAFYANRSTFTKSDKEILEAYNNGLFQGLNKAHTVLYGDYNNVHTLSDANSNFTTGHSWATGEGWYITGDTLQFTGAGGGRNSSVAVNGIGDGVSHYGKKIMITVNVSAIARPSGGNGIGLALGSTSNKKYINSVGSHTYELTYEGGGQGRLFISNDNGADSYTITSIMVWWYNVKDIGNARSCVLENYTPNDESPIIPIDRLQSGELDTKYSPYPTVFGSRTARISWNTDVDETKFSVSFWYYATGYNGSTGANNLFFAGLAGGGYVTVKYQKPSEPLYFVWTHTGDGNNNAERTSIDVGDARVGNWTHIALTIEQNVEGKINRHGYQVSSADNVFLAGAISYIGFFGSADGNENPAPAFVRNLQVYNGHVLTTAEINELRALGYNAINPPIHLVNKLSLHAPCMQKSGVPMDLISGKRAYMEESRLQWATIPG from the coding sequence ATGATGCTGGTAGTCTCAAAAAGTAAGCAAGCCAGACAGGATAGGGTAAATGTGGATTCAATGGTGTCCTTTGATGGGATAGATCAGTATGCCGATGCTGGTGTGAATCCGAATGTGATTAATGCTATTGATGTAGATACCGTTTATAGCGTATCTTTTTTTCTTCAGTTTACCGACCAAGCGACTGCTAATAGAATATTTTCCATTTCTAATGCATCGGTAGATGGTTCAGTAGATTGTTATATACAAAAACATGATACTGAGAATCTCTACCGTATTGGTTGTTTCTTTCAAAAACTGGATAGCGGAGCGTATAGAGTTAGTCGCAGCGATTATATTCTACGCCCCAATGCATTGTATCATATCGTTGTAAGAAAGCTTAACAATGGCTTTCGTGATTCGCCTGGAAATACGACAACCTTAGATTTTATAGTGAATACTATACCATATCCAGTCGCAAGTGTTTCAGGAGTTCAGGGATTAGATGTAACAGCACACCGATATGATTCTAGGTTATATATTGGGGCACTTGTAAACTCTAATGGAGTATCTCCTGTATTTCCTGGATTAATTAATCATCTGGTTTTTTGTAACAGAGCAGTCACAATCAATGAAGCATCCCAAATGCATAGCAAAGGTGGCATTGTTCCCCGTTCGCTTCATTCCGCAGTAGTGGCGCACTACCCATGCACACACAGCGAAGGTGATGTGCTGGTAGATGTGGTAGAGCAGTATAATTATGCGAAGCCACTGAGCAATATTTACATTAATTATGGTAGCAATAATGATGGTAGTGGAGAGTGGACAAAAAGCAATGGTGCAAGTGTAAATTTGTTGGCGACCTATATTACAATCGGTAATAGTGCCACTACTAGCAAAAGAATTTATACTCCTACCAATGGACTAAGCAAATACAGGTATATAGCAAATATCAGAACAGCTAGAGCAACAGGTGTTTTTGAGGTATATCAGGATAATATTTTGATTGCTGCAAGTAATGGCTTTGGCAACATTAATAATGGCAATTTAACTCAAAACGTAAGTTTTGATTTTGAAGTCGCTGGAAGCTTTGAAATACGTTACAGGCAGACAGATCAGGGAGCAGGTTCTTCTAGCGACCTTTTCCATGACACACTGAAAAACACTAAGGCATTGACTCCATACCATGCCTATCTGCAAGGCTTTGCTGACAGTGAGCATACAGGTGCAGCGCAAACTGCCTGGAAGGATTTTTACAGCAAATTGCCCGTAGCAAACTATGGCGTTCACTTTGCCAGCAATGGTAGCGAATGGACAGGTACGCATATCAACAATACGCCCCTGGTAGGTAACTCTTGGAGTACGATGATTGAGTTTACTCCAACTACACAAAACTCTTATCCCAATGACAATTACTCTTTTAGGTTTGGCTTTGATACAGTGCTACAATTCAGGATTAGAGGTAACCAATATGCTCAAAAATTATTATTACAGCATTTAAATAATGTGGTACAAGATGACTTTTTAACTGGCACTATCACTTTAAATCAGGTACATAAAATCATCCTTACCTATGATGTAGATAGCAGAGAGCTGACTTGTTATCATGGTAATGCAGTCAGGGTATTTTCTAATGTTCCTCCTATATCAGCTACAAATGGCTATTACCAAGTCAACGAATCAAGATATTCAATTTCTGCTTATGCTTTGTTTCGCAACGTATGGTATAATAAATCCTTATCGGTAAAGGAAGTAGCTGAACTACAATCAGGCAAAGAGCTGGATAGTGCTTTTATGGATTATGCCTTTACGGACTTTGAAGGTGTGCAAAACAGAATTGGTAGTCAGCCTACTTGGCCTTTGAGCTATACCGGAGGAACCGGACAAATCATTGATAGAGAGTTACAACCTCCCTTTACCAACAAATCCCTGCAAATACAGGCTACAAGCAAAGCGCAAAGGATATTGCTTGATTCGTTGACTGAATCCTGGAGTGGAGAAATGCACTTCTTTCTGTACTTAGATAGTGTGCCTTCCGGAGCGGAGCGATACCTGTTTACCTCACAACATAATAGCAGCCAGACGCACTTTTACATTGAGAATGGCAACCGACTAAAGTTTGAGAATAAATATGGCCCTGGTCTAATCCGTATGCGTTCTGATGTGATCAGTATTCAAAAAGGATGGAATCATTTCGGAATCAGGTGCGGAAGTGTGGCAAATTCCAATAGTTTTAAATTCTATCATCAAGGCCGATATGTTGGCAATAATGTAGTGACCAATAACTACAACTCCATTTACAGTGATTTTTTCCCTAAATACATTAGTCGTCAGTACCTTTTTACCGCATGGAGTAGTAGCAATAATACCTTTCCTGCTAATACGCAAATAGATTGCCGTTTGGTGGCTTTCTATGCCAACAGAAGCACTTTTACCAAAAGTGATAAAGAAATCCTGGAAGCCTATAACAATGGGCTATTTCAGGGATTGAACAAAGCGCATACTGTCCTATATGGAGATTACAACAATGTACATACCCTCAGTGATGCCAATAGCAACTTTACCACTGGTCATAGCTGGGCAACGGGTGAAGGATGGTACATAACTGGTGATACTTTACAATTTACCGGAGCAGGGGGAGGCCGTAACAGTTCGGTAGCAGTGAATGGCATTGGCGATGGTGTAAGTCATTATGGTAAAAAAATAATGATTACGGTCAATGTATCGGCAATTGCCAGACCTAGCGGTGGTAATGGAATCGGTTTAGCACTTGGCAGTACCTCTAACAAGAAATACATCAATAGTGTGGGTTCGCATACCTATGAACTAACCTATGAAGGGGGAGGTCAGGGCAGGCTATTTATATCTAATGATAATGGAGCTGACAGCTATACCATTACTTCTATTATGGTCTGGTGGTACAATGTAAAAGACATTGGTAATGCCCGTAGTTGTGTGCTGGAAAACTATACGCCCAACGATGAATCTCCTATCATCCCCATTGACCGATTACAATCAGGTGAGTTGGACACGAAGTATAGCCCTTATCCAACCGTTTTTGGTAGCCGTACAGCCAGAATTAGCTGGAATACCGATGTAGATGAGACAAAGTTTTCAGTATCGTTCTGGTACTATGCAACAGGCTATAACGGTAGTACAGGTGCTAATAACCTCTTCTTTGCTGGATTGGCAGGTGGAGGCTATGTTACGGTCAAATACCAAAAACCAAGCGAGCCGCTATATTTTGTTTGGACACATACCGGAGATGGCAACAATAATGCGGAAAGAACAAGCATTGATGTAGGTGATGCACGTGTAGGCAACTGGACACATATAGCATTGACTATTGAGCAAAATGTAGAAGGTAAGATCAACAGGCATGGGTATCAGGTGTCAAGTGCTGACAATGTATTCTTAGCTGGAGCTATCAGCTACATTGGCTTTTTTGGTAGTGCCGATGGCAATGAAAATCCCGCACCCGCTTTTGTACGCAATCTGCAAGTGTACAATGGTCACGTGCTGACAACCGCAGAGATCAATGAACTCAGGGCATTAGGCTACAATGCGATTAATCCTCCTATACACTTAGTCAACAAGCTTAGTCTGCATGCCCCATGCATGCAAAAGTCCGGTGTGCCAATGGATTTGATCAGTGGCAAACGTGCTTATATGGAGGAAAGTAGATTACAATGGGCTACTATTCCTGGATAG
- a CDS encoding DEAD/DEAH box helicase — translation MKQSPSFYRARIQIIEDYINELPIDRNAKNDVRSLLKQGYISPEFYAQDNPFVLPAAESEEALINDYLFANLVSEDPLSFEEKASYSTWFAMHPEKQLGEEKVTSSFHFPLQIKGKKADIPRLIRAQLNKQSTEQATPPTDTKQKKLLAVVKAKAIIIKMNMLKMKNTNRTTQTTLSGLAGLAGLSGHQLHATLGALPTSTLGKLDDYTLGRLVKPERKEEGKRSFEEVIKMYNQGISEDEIKVWVWYRRSLGSPMTSWKKYFLDNNTSADRDNVAYANAATSILDNQWHKIATVPTGSILGKPTRFEHEYNQKVYLVLTNPQGQKIIVQKDHCTIKATTQQVSEESLTGFVQKGLLFYSNGELLPLPIYAYGNMYERAKQLEEDKEEIISRFGEAVYAKHQNIIAERTPKPISIQHVDPNERPKILAFSEFSKSFMIENLAEETGYEIADSYKDSQTAKISLRDAFWHYLQTLERTDFGNLSAHQIYYYYVLGRSMNRMDKAEQQMIMQYGPEEGEKLFSRFLHEGLPLEDKQKIDFEWNRLYNGTADIMYHRIPVGFECSKTFGKNHGTLQFTPPQREAIAFMQAAGSGIVAYDVGVGKTMSAIITMANNLYEGRVKRPVVVVPNPTYEKWKREIIGYTDKKSKQFVPGVLSHTAITINDWYNLGTQIRKGLNLEQEVPENSITLLTYEGFIQLGYSENLQREFFDELNDIVMMKDVGKTNRDWSKMKKKNQKTVGQAQKGTRVDVDSLGFDFIVVDEAHNFKNVFTNTPTDDEGNKRFKMESQASDRAIKMFFMTNYIQRKFGRNVMLLTATPFTNSPLEVFSMLSMVAYDKMVQMGLKNIGSFLETFVLQEMEYANSYDGTIQQKYVVKRFNNRLLLQKLIHNHISYKTGEDAGVLRPIKVNLPKLYRTTPSGEVQRLKGDEQILTYLTMTEDQYAVQNQVIKLAMDKSRGGSILESMGQSLSNAISPYFTKLYNGLPPKDYIEFVKNSPKIDYTCQCIASVKQYHEDKGEPVSGQVIYMNRGKDYFPMLKKYLIEEVGYQQNVKHNRKTFDEVEIITSGISGTRKEAIKDAFQANIVKVIIGTSTITEGIDLQNHGTVLYILLPDWNPTSIRQVEGRIHRQKNRFGYVRIVMPLVNDSMDVFVFQKLEEKSSRINDIWYRSDRGNVLDQESLDPEEVKFALYTNIGELVKMELDKQEKENTRKKEVLESEHKTLLTLKGRIKTYQNFRDSLPRKMEELINRVNDYFFGISKNYEQQYYWRIKDEKQRKALLERVQDVVKDVQEFLASSDRDDKDLIRVGKRLLNLLGDINSSDWQFNTDFSEFRAIVPQVRKAETTTLAKRSMSIHDDLSPILEEMEAEIQKVEEERQFLRSEENLSKLEAIVREKKAKLQIRPGTITERAQEFASLNYLLDYSQADTMNQGHTLLPNEVDAFADEINKLQQHKQISMVREVDEEEREVLSVAAGKLKAKAKAVIIKMKMLKMKRAA, via the coding sequence ATGAAACAGTCTCCCAGCTTCTACCGGGCAAGGATTCAAATCATAGAGGATTACATCAATGAGTTACCTATTGACCGAAATGCAAAGAATGATGTACGTTCACTGCTCAAGCAAGGCTACATCTCTCCGGAGTTTTATGCTCAGGATAATCCTTTCGTCTTACCAGCTGCTGAAAGTGAAGAAGCACTCATTAATGACTATCTCTTTGCTAATCTGGTTTCTGAAGATCCATTGAGCTTTGAAGAGAAGGCCAGTTACTCCACCTGGTTTGCCATGCATCCTGAAAAGCAGTTGGGAGAAGAGAAAGTGACTTCATCCTTTCACTTTCCTCTGCAGATCAAGGGTAAAAAAGCGGATATCCCCCGATTGATCAGAGCACAGCTAAATAAGCAGTCCACAGAACAAGCCACACCACCAACCGACACCAAGCAGAAAAAACTACTGGCTGTAGTGAAAGCTAAAGCCATCATCATCAAAATGAATATGCTCAAAATGAAGAATACGAATAGGACCACTCAAACTACTCTCTCAGGACTTGCTGGTTTAGCAGGACTCTCCGGTCATCAACTCCATGCTACTTTGGGAGCATTGCCTACCAGTACTTTAGGAAAGCTAGATGATTATACCCTGGGAAGACTGGTTAAGCCTGAGCGAAAAGAAGAAGGCAAACGCAGCTTTGAGGAAGTGATCAAAATGTATAATCAGGGCATTAGTGAAGATGAAATCAAAGTATGGGTGTGGTATCGCAGATCTCTGGGCTCTCCCATGACCAGCTGGAAGAAATACTTTCTGGACAATAATACCAGTGCGGATAGAGATAATGTTGCGTACGCCAACGCTGCTACTTCGATACTGGACAATCAATGGCACAAAATAGCAACTGTTCCCACTGGTTCAATTCTGGGAAAACCTACCAGATTTGAGCATGAATACAACCAAAAAGTATATCTGGTACTCACCAATCCACAGGGCCAAAAAATCATTGTGCAGAAGGATCATTGTACCATCAAAGCTACCACTCAGCAGGTCAGTGAAGAAAGCCTTACTGGCTTTGTCCAAAAAGGATTGCTTTTCTACTCCAATGGAGAATTATTGCCCTTACCCATTTATGCCTATGGCAATATGTATGAAAGGGCGAAGCAGTTAGAAGAAGACAAAGAAGAAATTATCTCAAGGTTTGGGGAAGCAGTATATGCCAAGCACCAAAACATCATTGCTGAGCGTACACCCAAGCCTATTTCTATTCAGCATGTAGATCCCAATGAACGGCCTAAGATTCTTGCTTTCTCTGAATTTTCTAAATCCTTCATGATTGAAAACTTAGCTGAGGAAACCGGCTATGAAATCGCCGATAGTTATAAGGACTCCCAAACTGCTAAAATCTCTCTTAGAGATGCTTTCTGGCATTATTTGCAGACTTTAGAAAGAACGGATTTTGGCAACCTGTCTGCGCATCAAATCTATTATTATTATGTGCTGGGCAGAAGCATGAACCGCATGGATAAAGCCGAGCAGCAGATGATCATGCAGTATGGTCCGGAAGAAGGGGAAAAGCTTTTCTCCCGATTCCTGCACGAAGGCTTACCACTGGAAGACAAGCAAAAGATAGACTTTGAATGGAACAGGCTATACAATGGTACTGCGGATATCATGTATCACCGCATCCCGGTAGGCTTTGAGTGCAGCAAAACCTTTGGCAAAAACCATGGTACACTGCAGTTCACCCCTCCCCAAAGAGAAGCCATTGCTTTCATGCAGGCCGCTGGTTCCGGAATAGTCGCTTATGATGTAGGCGTAGGTAAAACCATGTCTGCCATTATTACTATGGCGAATAACCTTTATGAAGGAAGGGTTAAACGTCCGGTGGTAGTGGTTCCCAATCCCACCTATGAAAAGTGGAAAAGAGAAATCATTGGCTATACCGATAAAAAAAGCAAGCAGTTTGTGCCGGGAGTGCTCTCTCATACCGCTATTACCATCAATGACTGGTATAACCTGGGTACCCAAATCAGAAAGGGATTAAATCTTGAGCAAGAAGTACCGGAGAACAGCATTACCCTGCTTACCTACGAAGGTTTTATCCAGCTAGGCTATTCAGAAAATCTGCAAAGAGAATTCTTTGATGAGCTCAACGACATCGTAATGATGAAAGATGTGGGCAAAACCAATAGGGATTGGTCCAAGATGAAAAAGAAGAACCAGAAAACGGTGGGTCAGGCGCAGAAAGGAACCCGGGTAGATGTAGACAGTTTAGGCTTTGACTTTATCGTAGTGGATGAAGCCCATAACTTCAAGAATGTCTTTACCAATACACCTACGGATGATGAAGGTAATAAGCGTTTCAAAATGGAATCGCAAGCCTCAGACCGAGCCATCAAGATGTTCTTTATGACCAACTACATTCAGCGTAAGTTTGGTCGTAATGTGATGCTCTTAACCGCTACGCCTTTCACCAACTCACCGCTGGAAGTATTCTCTATGTTGTCCATGGTTGCTTATGACAAGATGGTGCAGATGGGATTAAAAAATATTGGCTCCTTTCTGGAAACCTTTGTGCTACAGGAAATGGAATATGCCAACAGCTATGATGGCACCATCCAGCAGAAATATGTGGTGAAACGATTCAACAACCGATTGCTGCTCCAAAAGCTCATTCACAACCATATCAGCTACAAAACTGGTGAAGACGCAGGGGTATTGAGACCTATCAAAGTCAATCTTCCCAAACTCTACCGTACTACCCCTTCCGGAGAAGTACAGCGCTTAAAAGGGGATGAGCAGATCCTTACCTACCTTACCATGACTGAAGACCAGTATGCGGTGCAAAATCAGGTGATCAAACTGGCTATGGACAAAAGTAGGGGAGGAAGCATACTGGAAAGCATGGGTCAATCCTTAAGCAATGCCATCAGTCCCTACTTTACCAAACTCTACAATGGTTTGCCCCCCAAAGACTATATTGAGTTTGTCAAAAACTCACCCAAGATTGACTATACCTGCCAGTGTATTGCATCAGTAAAGCAGTATCATGAGGATAAAGGAGAGCCAGTATCAGGCCAGGTGATATATATGAACCGGGGGAAAGACTATTTCCCTATGCTCAAAAAATACCTCATTGAAGAAGTAGGCTATCAGCAGAACGTCAAACACAACAGAAAAACTTTTGACGAAGTAGAGATCATTACTTCCGGTATATCCGGAACACGAAAGGAAGCTATCAAAGATGCTTTCCAGGCCAACATTGTCAAAGTAATTATCGGAACCAGCACTATTACCGAAGGTATTGATTTGCAAAATCATGGTACTGTGCTCTATATCCTGCTTCCCGATTGGAATCCTACCAGCATCAGACAGGTAGAAGGAAGAATCCACCGGCAGAAAAACCGCTTTGGCTATGTGCGTATTGTGATGCCCCTAGTCAATGATTCCATGGATGTGTTTGTCTTTCAAAAGCTGGAAGAGAAGTCCAGCAGGATCAATGACATCTGGTATCGTAGTGATAGAGGCAATGTACTGGATCAGGAGTCGCTTGATCCGGAAGAGGTAAAGTTTGCCCTGTACACCAATATCGGTGAGCTGGTCAAAATGGAGTTGGACAAGCAGGAAAAAGAGAATACCCGCAAAAAAGAAGTGCTGGAATCTGAGCATAAAACCTTGCTTACCCTGAAAGGTAGAATCAAGACCTACCAGAATTTCAGAGACAGTCTGCCTCGTAAAATGGAAGAATTGATCAACCGTGTCAATGATTATTTCTTCGGTATAAGCAAGAACTACGAGCAACAATACTACTGGCGCATCAAAGATGAAAAGCAGCGTAAAGCGTTGTTAGAACGTGTTCAGGATGTAGTCAAAGATGTGCAGGAGTTTCTTGCTTCTTCAGATAGAGATGATAAAGACCTGATCAGGGTAGGAAAGCGACTGCTTAATCTTTTAGGAGATATCAATTCTTCTGACTGGCAGTTCAATACTGACTTTTCCGAATTCAGAGCCATTGTTCCCCAGGTCCGAAAAGCTGAAACTACCACCCTTGCCAAACGAAGTATGAGCATCCATGATGATCTTTCTCCGATTTTGGAAGAGATGGAAGCTGAAATTCAGAAGGTGGAAGAAGAACGGCAGTTTTTACGCTCAGAGGAAAACCTGAGCAAACTGGAAGCCATTGTACGAGAAAAGAAAGCCAAACTGCAGATCAGGCCAGGAACTATCACTGAACGAGCTCAGGAATTTGCATCCCTCAACTATTTGCTGGACTACTCTCAGGCAGATACCATGAATCAAGGTCATACTTTACTGCCTAATGAAGTAGACGCTTTCGCTGACGAAATCAATAAGCTCCAACAGCATAAGCAGATTAGTATGGTTAGGGAAGTAGATGAAGAAGAACGAGAAGTATTATCAGTTGCTGCTGGCAAGCTCAAAGCCAAGGCAAAAGCTGTTATTATTAAGATGAAGATGTTGAAAATGAAGAGGGCTGCTTGA